The Algoriphagus halophilus genome window below encodes:
- a CDS encoding serine hydrolase domain-containing protein translates to MDLKNVIITSILLFFLLSCDNQNIENQFPKESWKESTFEAEGLNKAPFDDLLSGIENGVYGNVDQLLLIKNGKLVFDQSFTNDYEKISKGKSGVLGCGFATCEDSTIFGDYNYYHPNWHPYYQNQKIHTLQSVTKSIASIMIGVAIKEGKISSTDVRVVDFFEDYDLSMADESLKTATLENLLTMQLGMEWHEIDRPIDSTNTTGQLEASQDWIQFTLNQPMDTIPGTKWVYNSGASHLMSGIIKKATGLYIDEYAEKHLFTPLGIENYHWKKTPTGYTDTEGGLYLEAQDLAKIGFLMLRDGKWEGQQIISSEWVKKSVTKQVSFDKEKGYGYQWWRDDQDGIEIWACHGFGNQYLLVFPEYKTIVVVNSWNIFDAETEDILKATKTAVIQSNTQ, encoded by the coding sequence ATGGATCTTAAGAATGTAATTATTACCAGTATCCTTCTCTTTTTTCTATTATCATGTGATAATCAAAATATAGAAAATCAGTTTCCCAAAGAGTCATGGAAAGAGTCAACTTTTGAAGCTGAAGGCTTGAATAAAGCTCCTTTTGATGATTTACTAAGTGGGATAGAAAATGGAGTTTACGGGAATGTTGACCAACTGCTTTTAATAAAAAACGGGAAATTGGTATTTGACCAATCATTTACGAATGATTATGAAAAAATAAGTAAAGGAAAGTCAGGTGTTCTTGGATGCGGATTTGCAACCTGTGAAGATTCGACGATTTTTGGAGACTATAATTATTATCATCCCAATTGGCATCCATATTATCAAAATCAAAAGATTCACACCCTACAATCTGTTACCAAATCAATTGCTTCTATCATGATTGGCGTTGCAATTAAAGAAGGGAAAATTAGCAGTACAGACGTCAGAGTAGTTGATTTTTTTGAAGATTATGACTTATCAATGGCTGACGAATCTCTCAAAACAGCAACCTTAGAAAATTTGCTGACTATGCAATTGGGGATGGAATGGCACGAAATAGACAGGCCAATAGATTCAACAAATACTACAGGACAGCTTGAAGCAAGTCAAGATTGGATTCAGTTTACATTGAATCAACCCATGGACACGATTCCAGGAACTAAATGGGTTTATAATAGCGGGGCGAGTCACCTAATGTCAGGGATCATCAAAAAAGCAACTGGATTATACATTGACGAATATGCAGAGAAACATCTATTTACACCTCTAGGGATAGAAAACTATCATTGGAAAAAAACACCCACTGGATATACCGATACTGAGGGTGGATTGTATTTAGAAGCCCAAGATTTGGCGAAAATTGGTTTTTTAATGCTAAGAGATGGTAAATGGGAAGGACAGCAGATAATTTCTTCTGAGTGGGTAAAAAAGAGTGTCACAAAACAGGTCTCTTTCGACAAAGAAAAAGGATATGGGTATCAATGGTGGAGAGACGATCAAGATGGTATAGAAATTTGGGCTTGTCATGGTTTTGGCAATCAATACCTTCTGGTTTTTCCGGAATATAAAACCATAGTAGTAGTCAATTCCTGGAATATTTTTGATGCAGAAACAGAGGATATTTTGAAAGCGACCAAAACTGCTGTGATTCAATCCAACACTCAATAA
- a CDS encoding sodium:solute symporter family protein, translating to MNSSQWVILIFGILYSSFILFTRKKGNFEEYSVAGRGLGFFLIFSSLCASFIGPGWSMGLVREGFSSGMFMAYLLPFCGLGLAFVGVFLVPRIRNKFNDIYSIGDLVGGIKSHNHKIVRIVTGVFSLLFFGSITVAMSYAGGELVNNVFGFSKIWSIVIVTTIVIVYSYFGGIRATIQTDSIQFVHFIILIPILAILILSEDRFIWKDYLETTSSKTSSAFDSHPIIMIFSFGLLWLLSSTGLDSGGLGRFLASKSNKVGRNSTVAAGVFMAIWLVLMVFIGSTGYYLYPELDNNDQVLLHIASEHFPGILYGIFIIAMLGVVMSSQDTVLNAGSILFSEDIIGVLKPMTEKQKLKIAKLFTLLMGVICIILASYLSSILEVIMIITEYYIPVMIPVIVFSILKKKLHWQSALISMLVGLISYIIWKQFFSSIMPELLMAFSLSILSYLISDFFLTKKAMNLAP from the coding sequence ATGAACTCAAGCCAATGGGTAATTCTTATTTTCGGAATATTGTATTCTAGCTTCATCCTTTTTACCCGAAAAAAAGGAAATTTTGAAGAGTATTCAGTAGCTGGAAGAGGCCTTGGCTTTTTTCTTATTTTTTCTTCGCTTTGTGCTTCTTTTATAGGGCCAGGTTGGTCTATGGGGTTAGTAAGGGAAGGTTTCTCCTCAGGAATGTTTATGGCTTATCTACTTCCGTTTTGCGGGTTGGGTTTAGCATTTGTAGGTGTCTTTTTGGTTCCCAGAATTAGAAATAAATTCAATGATATTTATTCAATTGGAGATTTAGTTGGAGGTATAAAAAGTCACAATCATAAAATAGTTCGGATCGTCACTGGAGTTTTCTCTCTTCTTTTTTTTGGATCTATCACAGTGGCGATGAGTTATGCAGGTGGTGAATTGGTAAATAACGTTTTTGGCTTTTCTAAAATATGGTCTATAGTAATAGTGACTACAATTGTAATAGTCTATTCTTATTTTGGTGGTATTAGGGCAACCATTCAAACCGATTCAATTCAATTTGTTCATTTTATAATTCTGATACCCATATTGGCTATTTTGATATTATCAGAGGACCGGTTTATTTGGAAAGATTACTTAGAGACAACTTCTTCCAAGACATCAAGTGCATTCGATTCGCACCCAATAATTATGATCTTCAGTTTCGGATTGTTATGGCTTCTTAGTTCAACAGGCCTTGATTCAGGTGGACTGGGGAGGTTTCTTGCTTCAAAAAGCAATAAAGTTGGTCGAAATTCGACTGTTGCCGCAGGTGTATTTATGGCTATTTGGCTAGTCTTAATGGTTTTTATTGGAAGTACAGGGTATTACTTGTATCCTGAACTTGACAATAATGATCAAGTATTACTTCATATTGCTTCAGAACACTTTCCTGGCATCCTCTATGGCATTTTCATCATTGCCATGCTAGGGGTAGTCATGTCGTCTCAGGATACTGTACTAAATGCAGGTAGTATCCTATTTAGCGAAGATATTATAGGCGTATTGAAGCCGATGACAGAAAAGCAAAAACTTAAGATCGCAAAACTTTTTACCCTTTTGATGGGAGTGATTTGTATAATATTGGCTAGTTATTTGTCTTCAATTCTTGAAGTAATTATGATCATAACCGAATATTACATTCCAGTTATGATTCCCGTAATTGTTTTCTCAATCCTCAAGAAAAAGTTGCATTGGCAATCGGCACTTATTTCTATGTTGGTAGGACTTATTTCCTACATTATTTGGAAACAGTTTTTCAGTTCCATCATGCCAGAGTTGTTAATGGCTTTTTCACTTAGTATTCTATCTTATTTAATAAGTGATTTTTTCCTGACCAAGAAAGCGATGAATTTAGCACCTTAG
- a CDS encoding response regulator, with protein sequence MIRILVVDDEADLEVLIRQKFRKKIRSQEYEFHFALNGKKALELMEESKNIDMILSDINMPEMDGLTLLSRVKEQNSLLKTVIISAYGDMENIRTAMNLGAFDFITKPVDFQDLEITIEKTITYINQIKDTLKAMKENNILRMYVDETVLNFMGGREIESGLIENETMEAAVAFIDLCGFTAISENEEPNVVVGQLNDYFDMMVREIIAEQGIIDKFIGDAVMAVFKGEDYEKRAIRASIAIRDKMNAMPVFSEKSGFQPKVSIGINKGEMVSGNIGSISLKRLDYTVIGDTVNVASRLQSKASPGQILILEQYQHEVKDDFKISKIGEMVLKNKAKPVTVYEVNS encoded by the coding sequence ATGATCAGAATATTAGTGGTAGACGATGAGGCGGATCTTGAGGTATTGATCAGACAGAAATTCAGAAAGAAAATCCGTTCTCAGGAATACGAATTCCATTTTGCCCTCAACGGTAAAAAAGCATTGGAACTCATGGAGGAATCAAAGAATATTGACATGATTCTGAGTGATATCAATATGCCTGAAATGGATGGGTTGACCCTGCTTTCGCGGGTTAAAGAACAAAACTCACTATTGAAAACGGTCATCATTTCCGCCTATGGAGATATGGAAAATATCCGTACCGCCATGAACTTGGGTGCTTTTGACTTTATCACCAAACCAGTAGATTTTCAAGATCTGGAAATTACTATTGAAAAAACCATCACCTACATCAATCAGATCAAGGATACCCTCAAAGCCATGAAGGAAAATAACATCCTGAGGATGTATGTGGATGAAACGGTACTGAACTTTATGGGAGGCCGGGAAATAGAAAGTGGGCTGATCGAAAACGAAACCATGGAAGCAGCGGTGGCCTTTATTGACCTCTGCGGGTTTACAGCGATCAGTGAAAACGAAGAACCCAATGTGGTGGTGGGCCAGCTCAATGATTATTTTGACATGATGGTGAGGGAAATCATCGCCGAACAAGGAATTATAGACAAGTTTATTGGCGACGCGGTAATGGCAGTGTTCAAAGGAGAAGATTATGAAAAGCGAGCCATTCGTGCCAGTATCGCCATTAGGGATAAGATGAACGCCATGCCGGTGTTTTCAGAAAAATCCGGATTCCAACCCAAAGTATCCATCGGAATCAATAAGGGAGAAATGGTCTCTGGTAACATCGGATCCATTTCACTAAAGAGATTGGACTACACCGTGATTGGGGATACCGTCAATGTAGCATCCCGACTGCAATCCAAAGCCAGCCCTGGGCAAATCCTAATTTTGGAACAATACCAACATGAAGTGAAAGATGATTTTAAGATCTCCAAGATTGGGGAAATGGTCTTGAAAAATAAAGCAAAACCTGTCACAGTATATGAAGTAAATTCCTAA
- a CDS encoding amidohydrolase family protein, translated as MKKFTQPALLVALGASVSFATMIPKPTKKLLPMDHATMVQTDSTKKDSIVTPKFKDLPLKPEREVKFNTKQGTWMSVDVSPDGKTLAFDLLGDIYTIPIEGGKATPVTTGMAYETHPRFSPDGEKILFTSDRAGNDNLWYIDLVKKDTVQITKDKNGDVPGADWTPDSEYIVVSKGRRISKLWMYHKDGGGGIQLNENPSSIKTIDPFVSPDGKKVYYSMRSGSWNYNALLPQYQIGTYDFEKGEINRITSRYGSAFTPTLSDDGKWMVYGSRWEEKTGLVLRNLETGEENWLAYPVQRDEQESIAPQGVLPAMAFTPDSKHVIASYDGKIWKISVDGASPQEIPFEVDVNLAMGPRLYFNYEIKDTTAARATQIRDAVPSPDGKKLAFTALNRLYVMDYPDGEPKRITNHDFTEAMPTWSPDGTQLAFVGWNETEGGHIYKATLGNRGSVSQLTSESALYMQPAWSPRNRIAVFKASNQVMKDAEGPGINGSEAELVWIPSAGGEFRKIMDAGNHGNVHFTKDTSRVFLNGPGGTLLSVRWDGTDEKEYAKITGITPFGSVAESHDDHGHTTNPEEASDIRYVMGLPRSNADAVNYCMLPEGASAQEPQMRPSSASTILMAPEGNLALAQVNNNVYVVTIPTAGKTPSINVGNPESSNFPSRQLTEIGGEWPAWEANGKKVHWSLGNGHWVYDIDRAEFIEDSVKTAKKAKKLAEADSVAALKALGPEAVKAADSVAKAKKEALAELLKNDKEKAKADSIYKAEQKEKETYKPVEKQVSVYYQKDIPKGTVLLSNARIVTMKGDEIIEQGDILIENNRIKAVGASGTLDAGNAEVIDLSGKTITPGFIDTHAHMWPTWGLHKNSVWIYAANLAYGVTTTRDPQTATTDVLTYGDMVEAGMVPGPRVYSTGPGVGYWMYNLKSLDQTKNVLKQYSKYYNTQYIKMYLVGNRQHRQWVIMAAKEQELMPTTEGGLDFKLNMTQLIDGYPGHEHSIPIHPLYQDVTKTIAESKMAVTPTLLVAYGGPWAENYYYTTESPLHDPKLNRFTPYEELNAKARRRAGGLGGWFAPEDHVFMKHAEGIKSIFEQGGLAGVGSHGQLQGLGYHWELWSVASGGMEAHDALKIATISGAEALGLDKELGSIEVGKLADLVIMDSNPLENIRNTNSISHVVKNGRIYDGNTLDEVYPTPRKMDVSPWTKVAPVPNTSLK; from the coding sequence ATGAAAAAATTTACCCAACCTGCCTTGTTGGTTGCCTTGGGAGCATCGGTGAGTTTTGCCACGATGATTCCAAAACCAACGAAGAAACTACTTCCAATGGACCACGCAACAATGGTTCAGACAGACAGCACAAAAAAAGATTCCATTGTAACGCCGAAGTTTAAAGACCTTCCCCTCAAGCCCGAACGAGAAGTAAAATTCAATACCAAACAAGGTACTTGGATGAGTGTGGACGTGAGCCCGGATGGAAAGACCTTGGCTTTTGACCTGCTGGGAGACATTTACACCATTCCGATCGAAGGTGGAAAAGCAACTCCGGTTACTACCGGAATGGCTTATGAAACCCACCCTAGATTTTCTCCGGATGGAGAGAAAATCCTTTTCACTTCTGATCGCGCCGGAAACGACAACCTTTGGTACATCGATCTGGTCAAAAAAGACACGGTACAGATCACCAAAGACAAAAATGGGGATGTACCTGGTGCAGACTGGACTCCAGACTCCGAATACATCGTGGTCAGCAAAGGAAGAAGGATCTCCAAATTATGGATGTACCATAAAGATGGAGGCGGAGGCATTCAGTTGAATGAAAACCCGAGCAGCATTAAAACCATCGATCCTTTTGTCAGCCCGGATGGAAAAAAGGTGTACTATTCTATGCGAAGTGGATCTTGGAACTACAATGCCTTGCTTCCCCAATACCAAATCGGAACCTATGATTTTGAAAAAGGAGAAATCAACCGGATTACCTCCCGATATGGATCTGCTTTCACACCTACCCTAAGTGATGATGGCAAATGGATGGTCTATGGTTCTCGCTGGGAAGAAAAAACCGGCTTGGTACTCAGAAACCTGGAAACAGGAGAAGAAAATTGGTTGGCTTACCCGGTTCAGCGAGACGAACAAGAATCCATCGCTCCACAAGGAGTATTACCAGCCATGGCCTTTACGCCTGACAGCAAACATGTCATCGCCTCTTATGATGGTAAAATCTGGAAAATCTCCGTGGATGGCGCGAGCCCTCAGGAAATTCCATTCGAAGTGGATGTGAACCTGGCTATGGGTCCTCGATTGTATTTCAACTACGAAATCAAAGATACTACCGCTGCAAGAGCCACTCAGATTCGAGATGCAGTTCCTTCTCCTGATGGCAAGAAATTAGCTTTTACTGCTCTAAACAGGTTATATGTAATGGACTACCCGGATGGGGAACCAAAACGAATCACCAATCATGATTTCACCGAAGCCATGCCTACTTGGAGTCCTGATGGAACCCAACTGGCATTTGTAGGATGGAATGAAACCGAAGGAGGACATATCTACAAAGCTACTTTAGGAAACAGAGGCAGCGTTTCTCAGCTTACTTCCGAAAGTGCGCTATACATGCAGCCCGCTTGGAGTCCAAGAAATAGAATCGCCGTGTTCAAAGCATCCAATCAAGTCATGAAAGATGCGGAGGGCCCAGGAATCAATGGTTCAGAAGCAGAATTGGTGTGGATCCCATCTGCTGGTGGGGAATTCAGAAAGATCATGGATGCCGGAAATCATGGCAACGTACATTTCACCAAAGACACATCCCGAGTATTCTTGAATGGTCCTGGTGGCACCTTGCTAAGTGTCAGATGGGATGGAACCGACGAAAAGGAATATGCAAAAATCACAGGCATCACTCCTTTTGGGTCAGTTGCTGAATCCCATGATGATCATGGACATACCACCAATCCAGAAGAAGCATCAGATATCCGCTATGTGATGGGACTTCCTAGGTCCAATGCCGATGCAGTGAATTACTGCATGCTTCCTGAGGGAGCCTCAGCACAGGAGCCTCAAATGAGACCTAGTAGTGCCAGTACAATTTTGATGGCTCCAGAAGGAAATCTTGCCTTGGCTCAGGTCAATAACAATGTGTATGTGGTAACGATTCCTACGGCAGGTAAAACCCCTAGCATCAATGTGGGTAATCCGGAATCCAGTAATTTCCCTTCCCGTCAACTCACAGAAATCGGAGGAGAATGGCCTGCTTGGGAAGCCAATGGTAAGAAAGTTCACTGGTCTTTGGGCAATGGACACTGGGTATATGACATCGACAGAGCTGAGTTTATCGAAGATTCTGTGAAGACAGCCAAAAAAGCGAAGAAACTAGCCGAAGCAGATTCCGTGGCAGCCTTGAAAGCTTTGGGACCTGAAGCAGTAAAAGCAGCTGATTCGGTAGCCAAAGCCAAAAAAGAAGCCTTGGCAGAATTGTTAAAGAACGACAAAGAAAAAGCCAAAGCAGATAGCATTTACAAAGCCGAGCAAAAAGAAAAAGAAACCTACAAACCGGTAGAAAAGCAGGTTTCTGTGTATTACCAAAAAGATATTCCAAAGGGAACCGTCTTATTGAGCAATGCTCGAATCGTCACCATGAAAGGGGATGAAATTATTGAGCAGGGAGATATTCTGATCGAAAATAATCGCATCAAAGCAGTGGGTGCTTCAGGTACTTTGGATGCTGGCAATGCCGAAGTCATCGATCTTTCTGGAAAAACCATTACCCCCGGCTTTATCGATACCCATGCGCACATGTGGCCAACTTGGGGATTGCATAAAAACTCGGTTTGGATCTATGCAGCCAACTTGGCCTATGGAGTGACCACCACCCGAGATCCACAAACAGCTACTACCGACGTATTGACTTATGGAGATATGGTAGAAGCAGGGATGGTACCAGGGCCTAGAGTGTATAGCACAGGGCCAGGTGTAGGCTATTGGATGTATAATCTAAAGTCTCTAGACCAGACCAAAAATGTACTGAAGCAGTACAGCAAGTACTACAATACCCAGTACATCAAAATGTATCTGGTGGGCAACCGTCAGCATAGACAGTGGGTGATTATGGCGGCCAAAGAGCAGGAACTCATGCCTACGACTGAGGGTGGCTTGGATTTCAAACTAAACATGACCCAGCTGATCGATGGCTATCCGGGACATGAGCATTCCATTCCTATCCATCCATTGTATCAGGATGTGACCAAAACCATTGCAGAAAGCAAGATGGCGGTGACTCCTACCCTTTTGGTAGCCTACGGTGGACCTTGGGCAGAGAACTATTACTACACGACTGAAAGCCCGCTTCATGATCCGAAGCTGAACCGCTTTACTCCGTATGAGGAACTGAATGCGAAGGCAAGAAGAAGAGCCGGTGGATTAGGTGGATGGTTTGCTCCGGAAGACCATGTATTTATGAAGCATGCGGAAGGTATCAAATCCATCTTCGAGCAAGGTGGATTAGCTGGTGTAGGTTCGCATGGTCAGCTGCAAGGCTTGGGTTATCACTGGGAACTTTGGTCTGTTGCCAGCGGAGGCATGGAAGCACACGATGCGCTGAAAATAGCAACCATCTCCGGAGCGGAAGCTTTGGGATTGGATAAAGAACTGGGAAGTATCGAAGTGGGGAAACTGGCTGACTTGGTGATTATGGACAGCAATCCATTGGAGAATATCCGAAACACCAATAGCATTTCCCATGTGGTGAAGAACGGAAGAATCTACGATGGCAATACCTTGGATGAGGTCTATCCAACGCCCAGAAAGATGGATGTAAGTCCTTGGACTAAAGTCGCTCCTGTTCCGAATACCAGTTTGAAGTAA
- a CDS encoding alpha/beta hydrolase, translated as MLSGGPDFLGLRFQRLPNTKLHFVTQRVPKDARFNYGFNYFNLDTSGPNHEIESRSIQHAYDGTLEMPNAPEQPYITERNKVEKGTLLVTSIKSEILSEERKITIHTPANYDSSKPHNLLIVFDGESYGARPNRRSGVPTPIIMDNLLAENKITPTVTVLVWAMGKRSSDLISEKFGDYIALELIPWIRSQYNIQTKSDKVVLAGSSRGGFASSFIAFKHSDVIGNVLSQSGSYWIKGSDNENHWIYPEDNGKLINLYKQSERLPIQFYMDIGLYDAGASMLGMNRQFRDILEIKGYEVDYREFKGGHNYLNWRGTLSYGLISLIGIN; from the coding sequence ATGTTAAGTGGAGGTCCTGATTTTTTGGGATTACGTTTTCAACGATTACCAAATACAAAACTTCATTTTGTAACGCAAAGGGTACCTAAAGATGCTCGATTCAATTATGGGTTCAATTATTTTAATCTAGATACATCCGGTCCAAATCATGAAATTGAGTCCAGAAGTATCCAGCATGCTTATGACGGAACTTTAGAAATGCCAAACGCACCTGAGCAACCGTATATAACCGAAAGAAATAAAGTAGAAAAAGGAACATTATTGGTTACATCAATTAAAAGTGAAATTCTTAGCGAAGAAAGGAAAATCACCATACATACACCTGCCAATTATGATTCCTCCAAACCACATAATCTTTTAATTGTTTTTGACGGAGAATCCTATGGAGCAAGACCAAATCGTAGGTCAGGAGTGCCAACACCAATTATCATGGATAACCTTTTAGCGGAAAACAAAATTACTCCAACTGTAACCGTGTTGGTTTGGGCAATGGGAAAAAGAAGCAGTGATTTAATCAGTGAAAAATTTGGTGATTATATCGCATTAGAACTTATTCCCTGGATTCGCTCACAATATAACATTCAGACTAAATCAGATAAAGTAGTTTTAGCAGGTTCAAGCCGTGGAGGTTTTGCTTCAAGTTTTATAGCCTTCAAACATTCAGATGTAATAGGAAATGTTCTTTCCCAATCAGGTTCATATTGGATAAAAGGATCTGACAATGAAAATCATTGGATATATCCAGAGGATAATGGGAAACTAATTAATCTGTATAAACAAAGTGAAAGATTACCCATCCAATTCTATATGGATATTGGACTTTATGATGCAGGAGCATCCATGCTCGGAATGAACAGACAGTTCCGAGATATCCTTGAAATAAAAGGATATGAGGTAGATTATCGTGAATTTAAAGGAGGCCACAATTACCTAAATTGGAGAGGAACACTTTCATATGGTTTAATATCATTAATTGGGATAAATTAA